In Primulina eburnea isolate SZY01 chromosome 3, ASM2296580v1, whole genome shotgun sequence, one DNA window encodes the following:
- the LOC140825130 gene encoding 3-oxoacyl-[acyl-carrier-protein] synthase I, chloroplastic-like, translating to MASVNAFASSSGLACKKSQESSWKNGGLFFSYNGLRAAETLQLGLNKLETKEFISTSARCGRIKAMASPTTSAPKRETNPKKRIVITGMGLVSVFGSDIDTFYDKLLEGTSGITPIDRFDISEYSVRFAGQIHGFSTTGYVDGKNDRRLDDCWRYCLVAGKKALDDANLGKQVLETMDKMRIGVLVGSGIGGISALYSGLESLFVKGYKKISPFFIPYSITNMGSALLAIDTGLMGPNYSISAACATANYCFYAAANHIRRGEADIMVAGGVEAPVIPAAIGGFIACRALSQRNEEPQKASRPWDKSRDGFVLSEGAGVLIMESLDHAMKRGAKIIAEYLGGAVTCDAHHMTNPRSDGLGVSSCIVKSLKDAGVAPEEVNYVNAHATSTLAGDLCEVNAIKKVFKNTSEIKMNGTKSMIGHSLGAAGGLEAIVTIQAINTGWLHPTINQYDLEPEVTIDTVSNVKKQHEVNVAISNSFGFGGHNSVVVFGPFKS from the exons ATGGCATCCGTCAATGCTTTTGCGTCTTCTTCTGGTTTAGCGTGCAAGAAGAGTCAAGAATCATCGTGGAAAAATGGTGGTCTGTTTTTTTCGTATAATGGGCTCAGAGCTGCTGAAACTTTGCAATTGGGGTTAAATAAGTTAGAGACTAAGGAATTTATCTCCACTTCTG CAAGATGCGGAAGAATCAAGGCCATGGCTTCTCCAACAACTTCAGCTCCCAAAAGAGAAACGAATCCAAAGAAAAGGATTGTCATAACTGGAATGGGTCTTGTCTCGGTTTTTGGAAGTGATATCGATACATTCTACGATAAACTTCTTGAAGGAACAAGTGGCATCACTCCTATAGACAGGTTCGATATTTCAGAGTACTCTGTTAGATTCGCAGGCCAGATCCACGGTTTCTCTACAACAGGCTACGTTGATGGAAAAAATGATCGACGCCTTGATGATTGCTGGAGATATTGTTTGGTTGCTGGCAAGAAAGCCCTAGACGATGCTAACCTCGGGAAACAAGTTCTTGAAACT ATGGACAAGATGAGAATAGGAGTGCTCGTGGGATCAGGGATTGGTGGCATTTCTGCTCTTTATTCTGGACTGGAATCCTTGTTTGTGAAGGGATATAAGAAAATATCTCCTTTTTTTATCCCTTATTCGATCACCAACATGGGGTCGGCATTACTGGCTATAGATACCGGCTTAATGGGGCCTAATTACTCTATTTCAGCGGCTTGCGCTACAGCAAATTACTGCTTCTACGCAGCAGCAAATCACATTAGAAGAGGCGAGGCAGATATAATGGTCGCGGGAGGGGTTGAAGCACCGGTTATACCTGCTGCAATTGGAGGTTTTATTGCTTGTAGAGCATTGTCTCAAAGAAATGAAGAACCACAGAAGGCTTCAAGACCATGGGACAAAAGCCGTGATGGTTTTGTTCTCAGTGAAGGTGCCGGAGTACTG ATCATGGAAAGCTTGGATCATGCAATGAAACGAGGAGCGAAAATTATTGCTGAATACTTGGGAGGTGCTGTAACCTGTGATGCTCACCACATGACTAATCCTCGTTCAGACGGACTCGGGGTCTCGTCTTGCATAGTCAAGAGTTTGAAAGATGCAGGGGTTGCCCCCGAAGAG GTGAACTATGTGAATGCTCATGCAACATCAACTCTAGCCGGAGATCTTTGTGAAGTCAATGCCATCAAGAAAGTCTTTAAGAATACCTCCGAAATAAAGATGAATGGAACCAAG TCGATGATTGGACATTCCCTGGGAGCCGCGGGGGGGCTGGAAGCAATAGTCACTATTCAAGCAATCAACACTGGCTGGTTACATCCTACGATCAACCAATAT GATTTGGAACCTGAAGTCACAATAGACACTGTCTCAAATGTAAAGAAACAGCATGAAGTAAACGTCG CCATATCCAACTCATTCGGCTTCGGCGGGCACAATTCCGTGGTCGTATTTGGGCCATTCAAGTCTTAA
- the LOC140825131 gene encoding uncharacterized protein: MGCTSSKSIDVAAAGVYRLPPSSFAVFDINAIEEPWLNSCEPQDQRKQPSQLPAPILEKLDAIEDAPRTWEEVSKAMEDLKPKLNSVPILQASMKPVNPTPPAQENPAEKGESQPKSLTFHTLEELEAKISSKESSKPAESKRVAELKKFNPTKSDPLIDSRNGINHLDVSKSLKDNIFIKRDKLEREKEGKTGGFVKRDPLADFEERCPPDGDESVVLYTTSLGGVRRTYEDCNIVRTLMETHRIVFDERDISLHGGFLNELKELLGEGVSVPRVFVKGRYLGGVEEVVHLNETGRLPRILNWARVERGVGRLGCEGCGGARFVPCLECGGSCKIVVERKKERCGVCNENGLVHCPACI; the protein is encoded by the coding sequence ATGGGGTGCACTTCATCCAAAAGCATCGACGTCGCCGCCGCCGGTGTCTATCGTCTTCCGCCGTCCAGCTTCGCCGTCTTCGACATCAACGCCATCGAAGAGCCGTGGCTCAATTCATGCGAGCCGCAGGATCAGCGGAAGCAGCCTTCACAGTTGCCAGCCCCCATTCTAGAGAAGCTCGACGCCATTGAAGATGCACCTCGCACGTGGGAAGAGGTCAGCAAGGCCATGGAGGACCTCAAGCCCAAGCTCAACTCCGTCCCTATACTTCAGGCGAGTATGAAACCAGTCAATCCTACGCCACCAGCTCAAGAAAACCCCGCCGAAAAAGGAGAATCGCAACCTAAGAGCTTGACTTTCCATACGCTCGAAGAGCTGGAAGCTAAGATCTCTTCGAAAGAATCATCAAAACCCGCTGAATCAAAGCGAGTTGCAGAATTGAAAAAATTCAACCCAACCAAGTCCGACCCACTGATCGACTCGCGAAACGGCATCAATCATCTAGATGTCTCCAAGTCACTGAAAGAcaacattttcataaagagagacaaactAGAGCGAGAAAAAGAAGGCAAAACCGGGGGTTTTGTCAAGCGGGACCCTTTAGCCGATTTCGAAGAGAGATGCCCTCCCGACGGAGACGAATCTGTCGTCCTCTACACGACATCCTTAGGCGGCGTCCGGCGCACCTACGAGGACTGCAACATAGTCAGGACACTGATGGAGACACACAGGATCGTGTTCGACGAGCGCGACATATCATTACACGGCGGATTCCTGAACGAACTGAAGGAATTACTAGGCGAGGGAGTTAGTGTTCCGAGGGTGTTCGTGAAGGGGAGATACCTGGGCGGAGTGGAAGAAGTAGTGCATTTAAACGAAACGGGTCGCCTCCCAAGGATACTTAACTGGGCACGTGTGGAGAGGGGGGTGGGTAGGTTGGGCTGCGAGGGCTGCGGCGGCGCCAGGTTTGTGCCATGCTTGGAGTGTGGAGGAAGCTGCAAGATTGTTGTGGAGAGAAAGAAGGAGAGGTGTGGGGTTTGCAATGAGAATGGATTGGTCCATTGCCCCGCATGTATTTGA